One window of the Lytechinus variegatus isolate NC3 chromosome 3, Lvar_3.0, whole genome shotgun sequence genome contains the following:
- the LOC121410400 gene encoding DNA-binding protein P3A2 produces the protein MMISEDISEPSSPDTPFDDSDLLSSSMTDDVSAQLAASGPIGVAAAAAIATGKKRKRPHSFETNPSIRRRQQTRLIRKLKATIDEYATRVGQQAVVLTCTPGKHDGNFKVFGAAPLENIMRNLRGIVLQDLDNALAQRAPQQADANSDLYELPPLVIDGIPTPVNKMTQAQLRAFIPLMLKYSTGRGKPGWGKESCRPVWWPSDLPWANVRSDVRSEDEKRKVSWTHALRTIVINCYKHHGRDDLLPEFVEDKCKEIEASQNQAASLPTATLLPSHAVVHTINNPDGTVSLIQVDTGATVATLADVTQVQQLTNLQTLQQVRLQPLQIQHALGNQQAEATQAVQTLAEVAAAQGSDGEMTEGQTVTALAEGTQLVLSSDGSLQAVNDGSAQGIVIPASVYQTVVAGDGQPIQIANVNIAPQNAGATNMPTIKNVTSVMQTQPITSQSQVATLVVNSAPTDQNT, from the exons ATGATGATCAGTGAAGATATCAGTGAACCGTCCTCCCCGGACACACCATTTGATGATTCAGATTTGCTCAGTTCAAGTATGACAGATGATGTCTCTGCACAACTCGCAGCTTCTG gTCCAATAGGTGTAGCTGCTGCAGCAGCCATAGCAACAGGGAAAAAACGCAAAAGACCACATTCTTTTGAGACAAATCCTTCCATACGCCGTAGACAGCAAACAAGACTGATTAG AAAGTTGAAAGCAACTATTGATGAGTATGCAACAAGAGTAGGGCAGCAAGCTGTTGTTCTAACCTGTACTCCTGGAAAACATGATGGCAATTTCAAGGTCTTTGGAGCTGCTCCACTTGAAAATATT ATGAGAAATTTAAGGGGAATAGTCTTACAGGACCTTGACAATGCCTTGGCACAGAGAGCTCCCCAGCAAGCTGATGCAAATTCAGATCTCTATGAACTACCACCTCTGGTCATTGATGGTATTCCAACTCCAGTAAATAAGATGACCCAAGCCCAATTGAGGGCATTTATACCTCTCATGCTCAAGTACTCAACAGGAAGAGGAAAGCCAGGTTGGGGAAAAGAAAGCTGCAGGCCAGTGTGGTGGCCATCTGACCTACCATGGGCTAATGTTAGAAGTGATGTTAGATCAGAAGATGAGAAGAGAAAG GTGTCATGGACCCATGCTTTACGTACAATTGTCATCAACTGCTACAAGCATCATGGGAGAGATGACCTCTTGCCAGAATTTGTTGAAGATAAGTGCAAGGAAATAGAGGCATCTCAAAACCAGGCTGCTTCACTACCGACAGCAACCTTATTACCATCCCATGCTGTGGTACACACAATCAATAACCCTGATGGGACTGTTTCTCTCATCCAGGTTGATACTGGAGCCACTGTAGCAACATTGGCAGATGTTACG CAAGTTCAACAGTTAACTAACCTTCAGACTCTCCAGCAAGTGAGACTTCAACCTTTGCAAATCCAGCATGCATTGGGAAATCAACAAGCAGAGGCTACTCAAGCTGTACAGACCCTGGCTGAGGTAGCTGCTGCACAAGGATCAGAT GGTGAGATGACCGAAGGGCAAACAGTCACTGCATTGGCTGAGGGTACTCAACTTGTACTATCAAGTGATGGATCACTCCAAGCAGTTAATGATGGTTCAGCACAGG GTATTGTTATTCCAGCTTCAGTGTACCAGACAGTGGTAGCAGGTGATGGACAGCCCATACAAATTGCTAATGTGAACATTGCTCCACAGAATGCAGGAGCAACCAATATGCCAACTATTAAGAATGTTACTTCTGTCATGCAAACACAACCTATCACTTCTCAATCTCAAGTTGCTACTCTTGTAGTAAATTCAGCACCAACTGATCAAAATACATAA